The window CCTTGGATCAATATATGTAAACTTTTTGGAGTTTTTGAACATATCCAACTCAACTTCATTATAAAGTTAatctattttagaataaaaaataaatttattctatttatttgtttcataaaaattgttatttaaaaaatattcacacatactaaaaattatgttttattatttatgtataCACTAAATACATTTTCTCTAATaaatacattaaaacaatagagataaaaaataaatttaaatttagatcttcgtataaaaaatataaacaaaaaaaaattgcattgaaaatataaattaacaatctttgtaaaaaaaactttaaaatgacaatattttgaaacagaaaGAGTAGTAAAATTTACATCTTATTAAtattatactagattttgacccgtgcaaccgcacgggtgtttgttttcacttttttataaataaattattgttttagaacataagtggtatatatttttaatgttaatcatatacttaaatatttagataactatttcaaatacaataattttataatttacatgttataattaattaattgtttaaaccttatgtatttgccactttttattatatatttatcttattgtatttgcatttagttattaagcaaattaatatattcatgagaaaatatatttaaaaaatattttgtatttaatttaggataaattctgacccgtatttcaaaactgaatttatttttaccaatatttttatgcttattcattttagataatttcttattgtatatataaaagtgtaagatatgttaattattagacatgtattatatagtttgttaattttaagtcgttctatcatcacattatattttaaataaatagtttatatttatgaaaataaaatttataaatttatcaattgaatataatttatcatatttattttagtataataattatattttaacatgatcatgactataaaagtagacaaaatatgatataatttatttattttcatttctaaacgataacttaaaatacattaagttattgtttaaatatttttacacagatttattagaatttttaaaatataatatataaatatatattatatttaaaatgaaaatatatctaatctattaaaactgaagtacaaattaaaattaaccCTAACTTCTTCTTAATATTTACCAAATTATGCCACTCAACTTAACTATAAAAATTCTCTGCGAAGCCTTCATTTATTAATGGATCTCTTAAGTAATGGATCTCCTAAGCCCATtaacaatagaaaaataaaaaaatgttatggGGCATATGATTATTGAACGTGATTGTAAAATCAATCCGTGTTaaatttctttatattttgaTGTAGGAAACACGATCTCTTGGACCATATGCACATACAGTATGTGACATACTGTTATATTCTTTTAGTATATTACAtcacttatattttaatattgtatATTACAACATACACGATCTCTTAGTCCATAtgcacactttttttttttttgaaactgatatgcacacatttatatatttaggaaTTTGGTTGCAAGTACCTTAGTGCATATAGACAACCGGTTCtgttttagtgtttatatatttgattcataCGTTTTTTCTGGTTTAAGTAATCCAGTGATTTTGTATTGGGTATCAGTATCACCTTTTCTTATCTacacgaaaatttaaaaatacaaaaaatatcaattttattaaaactgtaaTATGAAATAGAACTAACTTTCTTTTGAACAATTTTATTacactttttctttatttttccactcttcataatttcatcattaattacttacaataataatatatccacagctttttattccttttttacTCATCATAACAATTATTAGTTTTATGACaagtaaaacaaataattagtttatttttagcCATACCCATAATAACCATGTGAAAGTATTTCACTTTAATACccataataaacaaatattgatCAAcccgtttttttcttttacgtaATTAAATCTGATTGCTTTTCATGGactatttcattttaataacATACCAAAAACTCTAAATTATACTAAATCTAAATTGTACACATGATGAAATTTACTTACTACTTCTTACAGATTATGTAATCccacaaatttggtgtaattaTCTACGTACATTtcgaatatttataaaatatatgttcaacCATAATACTAACCATGAATGTGAAGATCAATTTGGTGTAAGTATCTACGTACATTTGTATATTCATGCAGAACAGTAAACCCTACTtccaatttatatatttaaactaaaatctatatatatatatataaatatatcattatGCTTTAATAAtcaaacttcaaaaacattttaaaatcatgttagatgttttttgttttgaatgtaTAGTCTATTTTATCAtacacataaaaataataaaaaatatttaaatgtttttacattaatatttataaaattttaaaatcaagtaaatatattaataattatttaattcaaatttaaagtataaatgtgaatatttaatttttaatacaatttaatatttatatgggTTGTTTCACATATATATTCATTAtctaataatcaaataaaagttaataagataaatatataataaaaatatggtttatataacaataaattgaaaaacaagaatttaattatttatttttagtttaaaagtCATATAATCCTTTTAATATATggtaaatattacaaatattaattactaaacacttaaattaaatcaaacacccgcacgggcgtgcgggtcaagttctagttatgattaaagtagttataaagattttatattattaactttatagaaatacatgttaatttttatacatgtattatatagtttgataatgttaacccatcttaccaacatattagattttatttttgaacataaatattttataattacgaaaataaaatatataaatatataaatttaatacaattttattatatttagctcaatataataattttatttagctcaatataataattttattttaatatgattgattatgattatataataaataaaatattatagattttttttattttttattttatataactgaatgtataataatattttaaactaatttcgaaattagtgaaaatatttaaatataatttcgaaaatgaagatcttgttaaaatcttttcaaacagatttgttagacttttaaaataaatatatttatatttaaaatgaaaagatatcaaaatatattatgattaaaatattttaaaaattctatttattattagtctgaattaaaatgtagtatgaatttttatgaataggtccattaggttcattttttaaaaaatcacacatgaatcaaggttgtgacttctgttttaatatataagattctaCATGGTTATCATCAATTCACACATGGGATAACGGTTCAATTAATTTTATCTCTTACCCAAAATTGATTAATTGCATACTATTCCCTTACTagtaattttctaaaatttcgTATTTGATAATGATACGTATGTTCTATTTATCGCTAATACGTATCGTATACATCATCTTTAATTTATGGTGCAGCTGTAATTACTTTGGTTATTCATTAAAGagaaaaataccaaaatagcactaaatcaagtttttgttcgcAAACTAACACTCAAAgccaaaaattacaaaaatagcactcaaggagtggggtttagggtttagagtttagggtttagggtttaaagtttaggttttagggtttagagttgagaagtgaggttttggggataagattttaaattttgaaaaataaaaaaatttaaatttttcaaaagataaaatgctattttggtcattttagtttttgagtgttatttttgtgatataaacttagaaaggtgttattttggagatttgcccttcattaaatctttctttttattttgcttgTAATGGTCACAAATCGTTCATGTATCTACATTGTCAATTTAGTAATACCAATGTATAGTATATCAAAAAACTGACCCGCACAGAATTCCGaaagtgttttaaaaatatatttttaaaaaggtaGTTTAGATTCTTTCCTATGGAAAAAATGAATATGAAAAAAAGTCTGGCAATTCCTTTATTAATAGAGAAGATGTAGAGGAGAGAAGAAGCATCAAAGTTTCATTTTCTTCACTTAAAACCTCAAAAAAAAACTCCAGAGGGCTCTTCACGAGAGAACTCTTTCTCTTTCCCATAATATCTTTCATcgtcatcatcaccatcaccgTCATGTGTAACACATCAACAACACCACCTACCACCGCCGGCACTAGCACGGCCGTGTCTGAGAACCAACAATCTCGAACAGGAGTCTTACTCGATGTCTTGTCGACCAAAACCTTCGAACATCCCACGAAGCAAAGTCTCCGGCATTGCGAGAACATAAGATCTCCTGTCATGTCCGAAGCTGTAACGGAGGCGAAGTCTCTCTTCACGCTGGCTTTCCCGATCGCCGTAACAGCTCTAGTCCTCTACCTTCGCTCCGCCGTCTCCATGTTTTTCCTAGGTCGTCTAGGTGACCTCGAATTAGCCGCCGGTTCACTCGCCATTGCGTTTGCTAACATAACCGGTTACTCTGTTTTATCCGGTTTAGCACTCGGTATGGAACCACTCTGTTCTCAAGCCTTTGGTGCTCACCGCTACAAACTCCTCTCACTCACCCTCCATCGAACCGTGGTTTTTCTCTTGGTTTGCTGCGTACCGATCTCGGTTCTCTGGCTCAACGTCGGTAAAATCTCGGTTTACCTTCACCAAGACCCCGACATCGCACAACTAGCTCAGACATATCTCATCTTCTCCTTACCCGATCTCATCACCAACACTCTCCTTCACCCAATAAGAATCTACCTTCGCGCTCAAGGCATCATCCACCCCGTCACCCTAGCCTCTCTCTCCGGCGCCGTTTTTCACTTACCCGCTAATGTTTTCCTCGTCTCTTACCTCCGACTAGGTTTAACAGGCGTCGCCGTCGCCTCCTCCGTCACCAACCTCTTCGTAGTCGCGTTCTTGATATGCTACGTCCGAGCAAGTGGTCTCCACGTGCCCACTTGGTCCGACCCGACCCGGGACTGTTTCCGAGGATGGGCTCCTCTGCTCCGCCTCGCGGGACCGAGCTGCGTCTCCGTGTGTTTGGAGTGGTGGTGGTACGAGATCATGATCGTTCTTTGCGGGCTGCTCGTGAACCCAAGATCGACGGTGGCGGCCATGGGCGTTTTGATACAGACGACGTCGTTTCTCTACGTCTTTCCGTCTTCTCTGAGCTTCGCCGTCTCCACTCGCGTCGGGAACGAGCTTGGAGCGAACCGTCCCAAGACGGCGAAGATTTCGGCGACGGTGGCTGTCGTATTCGCGGCGGTGACAGGGATCACGGCGGCGGCGTTTGCTTACTCAGTCAGAAATGCTTGGGGGATGGTTTTCACTAAAGACGACGATATTCTTCGGCTAACAGCGGCGGCGCTTCCGATATTGGGGTTGTGCGAGATCGGAAACTGTCCTCAGACGGTAGGTTGCGGCGTCGTGAGGGGGACGGCACGGCCGTCTACAGCGGCGAACGTGAACCTTGGCGCGTTCTATCTTGTGGGCATGCCGGTGGCTGTGGGTCTTGGGTTTTGGGCCGGAGTTGGGTTTAATGGGCTTTGGTTAGGACTTCTTGCTGCGCAGATTAGTTGCGCCGGGCTAATGATGTACGTGGTGGGGACCACTGATTGGGAAGCGGAGGCTAAGAAGGCGCAGTCGCTAACATGCGCAGACTCTGTGGAGAACGACCTTATAAAGACGGTGGTCAGTACTATGTGTGACGACGGTGAGAGCGATGAGAGACAGCCGTTGATTCGAATCACAGTActtcattaataaaaatatttattatataattaatttgattataactaTAATTATTTTCTCCTCTCTTTTAATAGAAAGAGAAAGTTTTGTCTTTCTTGAATATATTAACATTTCTTCCTTTTTTGTActtttagcttcttttttttgtttctctcctTTATTTTTTATGCCCTTATGATTGGCCGGTTCTAGTGCATTTTGATTTTTGCGTTTAGTTTCTACATATGCCAATGTTTTAATTTGTGTGTTATCTAAATAAATGCAAAAATAATCacatgaaaatttaaaaaacgttAATTTGAGGCAAAAGATGTTGGGGCCTTTGACAAAAAACAAGATGTTGGACCATATAGCTGGAGCGACAGAGAAttcagaaaatatttttatttttaaatatttgtaaaaaaaagatAGTATAGAGggaaataactaaaaatagttgaaaatgaaataagataaaataaaaagtctTAATAAATAGGAAAAATACGTGTTATGGCCCTTATGGGTGATTAAAAGGAAAGGGAGTAATATGGTAATTTGGATAAGTGGCAACCCTATGGGAAACAAAGACTTGTGTCTCGAAGATTCAGACAGGTCTGAATGAACGTTTTGGATTCCCTATATACTAGAGTGCTGTTTTTGCTCAGAGATGAGAGAGAGCAATTCCCAAGGACCATTGCATCATCtcatcatcatatttttttttcttcttatagttttttattattcataatttaaaaatatttatccaTATAATTCTGCATTTCGATGCTTATGGTTccttgtttttttaatattcaaatTGTATTATAACTCTTATATTTAACTTAAGCAAGACTTTTTCCCTAGctataaccactacaaaatatatttttacttaaCTATTATTCACTGTGTCATCGATTAAATTTCTAGAAAGCACGGTGAACTAAACTGTACATTGAAAAATACTAGTAACATGTAAgtattaacaaaaaaaggaatTTGTTACTTGCTTTAATAACCAATCATCAATTTTCAAGTAATTAAGCGTCACCTACTTTTGTTCTCTAATCACTGAATTGTCACAGAGATAAAAAATTTCTTCCAATAAGGCAAAGTGAaacttattaattattatgggaataatatttatttgtggaaataaaatgaataaagTACATATTATGAAACTGATGTGATATTTTATGTCATCTTTATATATTGTCTTGTCTCTTTTTCTTAATGAACTTGTGAAAGCTTTAACCTCAAGAACGAACCAAGACACAGCGCTATATTGACCCAGAGTTCACCGCACTTCTCTCAACCACCGGAAAAGCCGCTATATCTCTCTGGAGCTGGGATTAAACCAGCAACACTAACTGCTCACAAGCGAGCTCTGATTACACCTATCGACACCGCagtgatctctctctctctcgactGAGTCTAACAGAATAACAACCTAATTAATCGAGAGAGTAAAGCTAATGATCTTATACTCGATCATTTACACACGTGCAACTCATGCCTAGCTCCGAGATCCTACCACGTGTCtaagattaatctatattacAAACCCTCTGACTCAAACCGAGTCTTATCTATACTTAGCTCAAACTACACTTAAGAGTTACATACCTCGAACTCTTCAACTTGATCTGATGACTACTCTTCATCCTTCAAATCTCCACCTTAGGCATAGATCAACCTCCATACCCAACTTGTGCTTTAAACCAAGCACTCGAATCCTTTACCGGATTCAACATCCCAACGGGCATATCATCATTACTCCTTACCAACCCGAAGCACCTTCAATGCTTCCTTCAATTTGTAGACTGGTAAAACCTTGGTAAAAATATCAGCTGGATTGTAAGCTGTAGCAATCTTCAGCACACTAACAATCTTCTTCTTGATGAGGTCTCTCCCGAAATGATATTTCTGAGCAACGTGTTTCATTCTTTCATGGAACACAGCGTTATTTGAAAGAGCAATGGCACTCTGAGAATCACAGAAGATCTCCACTGTCTCTTGACCAAAACCCAACTCTTCTGCTAAGCCTTTAAGCCATACACCCTCACGAATAGCCTTTGACATTGAGATGTACTCTGCTTCGGTAGAAGATAGAGCAACAACTTTCTGAAGTTGTGACCTCCAACTTATGGTGTTGCCTCCAGCTGTAAACACAATTCCATTGCTCGACCTTCTTTGATCCAAGTCTCCTCCATAATCTGAATCACAATACCCTTTCAAGATGAAGTCACATTTCTTCTTAAAACACAATCTCGTCTCTATCGATCCCTGTATATACCGCAAAACCCACTTGACAGCACTCCAGTGGTCTGGCATTGGATTGCTCATGAATCGACTAATGACCCCCACAGGGTAAGCTAAGTCTGGACGTGTCCCTATCATTGCATACATGATGCTCCCCACTGCGCTTTGATAAGGAACTCCTTCCATACGTCCTCTAATCTCTTCAATCTCCTTTTCTGATGGAGACTTAAGCTTAAAATGTGCTCCTAGAGGCGTTGTCACAGACTTACATTGATCCATCTTGAAGTTACTCAGAACCTTTCTCAAATAACTCTCTTGGGAAACCCACAAGCAGCCCTTAACTCTGTCTCTTTCTATTTCCATTCCAAGTATCTTCTTAGCATCCCCGAGATCCTTCATCTCGAACTCACTGTTGAGTAGTATCTTTAGCTTCTCCACCTCCACTTTATCTTGGGAAGCTATCAATATATCATCTACATATAGTAATAGATATATGCCATTCCTTTTCTCAACATTCTTGAAGTACACGCAGTTGTCATACTGACTCTTCTGAAACTTATTCAACTGCATGAAATCGTCAAATCTTTTATTCCACTGTCGTGGAGACTGCTTCAATCCATATAGTGATATCTTCAAGAGACACACTTTATCTGGATGGTCCTTGTCAACAAAACCCTCAGGCTGCTCCATCACGATGTGTTCTTCAATATTTCCATGAAGGAAGGCTGTCTTGACATCCATCTGTTGGGGCTCCATATCAAAATGAGTCACTGCTGATAGCATGTACCTTATAGATACATGTTTAACTACTGGAGCAAAGATCTCCTGATAGTCTATCCCTTCTTTCTGCGAGTATCCCTTAGCTACCAGTCTGGCTTTGTGTCTCGGATCCTCAACTCCAGCAATCCCTGGCTTCCTTTTGAATAGCCATCTACATCCAATAGCTTTCTGATCCTGAGGCCTGTCTATTAAGACCCATGTCTTATTCTTCTTTAATGAAATCATTTCTTCTACTGCCGCTTCTATCCACTTGTCACTGTCTGGATCATTTAAAGCTTCCTGGTAGTTATTTGGTTCTGTGCCGCCATCTTCCACCATTAAGCACATTATAACTTCGAACTCCTCGTCGTAGCTCAAGAAATCACACTCGTATTCATCTAGCTTTGCAGGTGGGGCAATCTGCCTTCTGCTCCTGTCTCAGGCTAGCTAATAATCAGACAGATCTTCTACTTCATCAGTCTTGGACTTATCTTGAACGTTTTCTGTTTGAACTTTAGTTTCTGTGTTAGCTCCACCTTGACGAGAACCTTCTTCCATTTCAGTAGTTTCACTTAACTCGAAGCTAAACACCTTTAGGTCCTGGTCTAGTACTTCAGCTAAATCTTTGTCGTTCTTTCCAAGATCCTTGTACAATTGATCCTCTCTAAACACCACATTTCTTGAGATGACACACTTCTGCCCATCCAAGAGCCATACCCGAATCCCTTTAACTCCTTCAGGGTATCCAATGAACACTCCACGTTTGGCTCTAGGATTGAGCTTTCCATCATCTGAGTGTATGTATACGACGCAACCAAACCGCTTTAGTCCTGACAACGCCGGCATGATAGAAGTCCAGATCTCTTCGGGAACTCTGAACTCTAGGACTGATGACGGTGATCTGTTGATCAGATAAACTGCCGTTGATGCAGCTTCGGCCCAAAACTTCTTCTCGAGGCCACTCTCACTAAGCATGCATCTGACCTTATTCATGATTGAACGGTTGAGTCTTTCCGCTACACCGTTTTGCTGAGGTGTGTACGTGCATGTTCTATGGCGTACTATCCCCTCCTCTTTATAGAACCCATCAAAGGCACGGTTGCA of the Brassica rapa cultivar Chiifu-401-42 chromosome A03, CAAS_Brap_v3.01, whole genome shotgun sequence genome contains:
- the LOC103861872 gene encoding protein DETOXIFICATION 51 is translated as MCNTSTTPPTTAGTSTAVSENQQSRTGVLLDVLSTKTFEHPTKQSLRHCENIRSPVMSEAVTEAKSLFTLAFPIAVTALVLYLRSAVSMFFLGRLGDLELAAGSLAIAFANITGYSVLSGLALGMEPLCSQAFGAHRYKLLSLTLHRTVVFLLVCCVPISVLWLNVGKISVYLHQDPDIAQLAQTYLIFSLPDLITNTLLHPIRIYLRAQGIIHPVTLASLSGAVFHLPANVFLVSYLRLGLTGVAVASSVTNLFVVAFLICYVRASGLHVPTWSDPTRDCFRGWAPLLRLAGPSCVSVCLEWWWYEIMIVLCGLLVNPRSTVAAMGVLIQTTSFLYVFPSSLSFAVSTRVGNELGANRPKTAKISATVAVVFAAVTGITAAAFAYSVRNAWGMVFTKDDDILRLTAAALPILGLCEIGNCPQTVGCGVVRGTARPSTAANVNLGAFYLVGMPVAVGLGFWAGVGFNGLWLGLLAAQISCAGLMMYVVGTTDWEAEAKKAQSLTCADSVENDLIKTVVSTMCDDGESDERQPLIRITVLH